The following coding sequences lie in one Kribbella sp. NBC_00709 genomic window:
- the cofD gene encoding 2-phospho-L-lactate transferase — translation MRLTVLAGGIGGSSFLRGLLRARPDAEITVVGNTADDITLFGLRVCPDLDTVMYTLGGGISEERKWGREDETWVIKEELAAYGVEPTWFGLGDKDVATHLVRTQMLDAGYSLSAVTEALCSRWKLPVRLLPMSDDRIETHVVIDDPEQPGRRKAIHFQEYWVRLHAEIPAHQIIAVGQDKAKPAPGVLEAIADCDVLIIPPSNPVVSVGTILGVPGVRDAVRETAAPVIGLSPIIGSSPVRGMADKVLAAVGVASTASAVARYYGSRSSGGVLDGWLIDTSDTMQADSIAGAGIHVQAVPLWMTDETTTAAMADAALTLAEAVRR, via the coding sequence ATGCGATTGACAGTGCTGGCCGGTGGCATCGGCGGTTCCTCCTTCCTGCGCGGGCTGCTCCGGGCCCGTCCGGACGCCGAGATCACCGTCGTGGGGAACACCGCTGACGACATCACCCTGTTCGGGCTGCGGGTCTGCCCGGACCTCGACACGGTGATGTACACGCTCGGCGGTGGCATCTCGGAGGAACGCAAGTGGGGCCGTGAGGATGAGACCTGGGTGATCAAGGAGGAGCTCGCGGCGTACGGCGTGGAGCCCACCTGGTTCGGCCTCGGCGACAAGGACGTGGCGACGCACCTGGTCCGCACCCAGATGCTGGACGCCGGCTACAGCCTCAGCGCGGTCACCGAGGCGCTCTGCAGCCGCTGGAAGCTCCCGGTGCGGCTGCTGCCGATGAGTGACGACCGGATCGAGACGCACGTCGTGATCGACGACCCGGAGCAGCCCGGGCGGCGCAAGGCGATCCACTTCCAGGAGTACTGGGTCCGCCTGCACGCGGAGATCCCGGCGCACCAGATCATCGCGGTCGGCCAGGACAAGGCCAAGCCGGCGCCGGGCGTACTGGAGGCGATCGCGGACTGCGACGTGCTGATCATCCCGCCGTCCAACCCGGTGGTGTCGGTCGGCACGATCCTCGGCGTACCCGGCGTCCGCGACGCGGTCCGGGAGACAGCCGCTCCGGTCATCGGGCTGTCACCGATCATCGGCAGCAGTCCGGTCCGCGGAATGGCCGACAAGGTGCTCGCCGCGGTCGGTGTAGCGTCCACAGCGTCGGCAGTCGCGCGATACTACGGTTCGCGTTCGTCGGGCGGCGTACTCGACGGCTGGCTGATCGACACGTCGGACACGATGCAGGCGGACTCGATCGCCGGCGCCGGAATTCATGTCCAGGCTGTCCCGTTGTGGATGACGGACGAGACCACGACCGCCGCGATGGCTGACGCGGCACTGACCCTCGCGGAGGCCGTACGGCGATGA
- a CDS encoding WhiB family transcriptional regulator, translated as MAIVDGEAIEEEPNWQERALCAQTDPEAFFPEKGGSTREAKKVCLGCDVRGECLEYALQNDERFGIWGGLSERERRKLKKKAV; from the coding sequence ATGGCGATTGTCGACGGTGAGGCGATCGAGGAGGAGCCGAACTGGCAGGAAAGGGCGTTGTGCGCCCAGACCGATCCAGAGGCTTTCTTCCCGGAGAAGGGCGGTTCCACCCGCGAGGCCAAGAAGGTGTGCCTCGGCTGCGACGTCCGGGGCGAGTGCCTCGAGTACGCGCTGCAGAACGACGAGCGCTTCGGGATCTGGGGCGGCCTGTCGGAACGGGAACGCCGCAAGCTGAAGAAGAAGGCCGTCTGA
- a CDS encoding glycosyltransferase family 2 protein has product MEQEAPAGWEFFDSVDFPTDHTGDHMRRPRVRHVVTAVVVGHEGAAWLPRLSEALWALNPRPDRLIAVDTGSTDETAELLAAMPGVEPVVSVSARTGFGMAVARGLETHGFAPIPSAVGPYGDDGHMPVVEWLWLLHDDCAPAPKALEKLLLQATISPNTGVWGPKLRLWPRDRELLEVGVTTSLGGRRDTGIENGELDQGQHDQPRNVLAVSSAGMLVRRDVWEALHGFDPRLPMFRDDIDFGWRASRAGFQVGVAPDAVIYHAQAAATGERALAGTRRHAYQLDRAHAYYTVLANAPGKLLPLLILRFLFGTVLRSIWFLIGKTPSGAVDEWTALLGTLLAGGWTQARKSRRSLDQVPYDDIKGLFSRSVHALRHNLEETTSTISERIREAWADEPEEQVVTTARRAKSTARVAVDQPRWRRQLIRRPFLGAWVVLAIGALIAARDLIGDGFLRSNLLLPAHENIAALWHAAASAPPGVTPPAWLAQLWAFSTVMFGPDGATNLLLLGAVPLAGLAAWAMLRSFVVDRGARAWGASAYGLAVFTNGAISQGRLGTCVAAIVLPLLGGAVHTVARRRRVVVQGSWRAAWFAGICLAVLFAFTPALGLLIAVVLVVGAVFGLGWRRQGRQLVFSVVLGLLLVLPWTIDLIQHPSKLGQEAGGPPTAAVGPGDSLPHLLTGTPIGAPAPWWFVVPLIVVALVSLLRESRQRYELVGWFAALAGLAGTLVASRLGGGSGPLMFLMTAGWIISVTVAWDSVGKSREIIVQGVLGLVLLTTVVTAGFWLVRGTDGPLWSGPAQDLPAYLVSSQDPPENQSILVVRKAPGGQMRFALVKDGGPRMGALEAAPTAAQTKPITDVLATLGGGGSGEEGRQLAGLAIDYVYLPGPVDPTLQSTLDSLPGLTRASANDGDASWLVDRSKIEGKTPLTDQTHTVWRILGLIGWIIALVFCLPTVRRTVAVPHGTHARRDPR; this is encoded by the coding sequence ATGGAACAAGAAGCTCCGGCCGGCTGGGAATTCTTCGACTCCGTCGACTTCCCGACCGATCACACCGGCGACCACATGCGTCGTCCGCGGGTCCGGCATGTCGTCACCGCGGTGGTGGTCGGGCACGAGGGCGCGGCCTGGCTGCCGCGGCTGTCCGAGGCACTGTGGGCGCTCAACCCGCGACCGGACCGGCTGATCGCGGTCGACACCGGCTCCACCGACGAGACCGCCGAGCTGCTGGCCGCGATGCCGGGGGTCGAGCCCGTCGTCAGCGTCTCGGCCCGGACCGGCTTCGGTATGGCGGTCGCCCGCGGCCTCGAGACGCACGGCTTCGCGCCGATCCCGAGCGCGGTCGGTCCGTACGGCGATGACGGTCACATGCCCGTGGTCGAGTGGCTGTGGTTGCTGCACGACGACTGCGCGCCGGCGCCGAAGGCCCTGGAGAAATTGTTGCTCCAGGCCACAATATCGCCGAACACCGGTGTCTGGGGCCCGAAGCTGCGGCTGTGGCCGCGGGACCGCGAGCTGCTCGAGGTCGGCGTCACCACGTCGCTCGGCGGCCGCCGCGACACCGGCATCGAGAACGGCGAGCTCGACCAGGGCCAGCACGACCAGCCGCGGAACGTTCTCGCGGTCAGCTCGGCCGGCATGCTGGTCCGTCGCGACGTCTGGGAGGCACTGCACGGTTTCGACCCGCGGCTGCCGATGTTCCGCGACGACATCGACTTCGGCTGGCGCGCCAGCCGCGCGGGTTTCCAGGTCGGCGTCGCGCCTGACGCGGTCATCTACCACGCACAGGCCGCTGCGACCGGTGAGCGTGCGCTGGCCGGCACCAGGCGGCACGCGTACCAGCTGGACCGCGCACATGCGTACTACACCGTTCTCGCGAACGCGCCGGGCAAGCTGCTGCCGCTGCTGATCCTGCGGTTCCTGTTCGGCACCGTGCTCCGCTCGATCTGGTTCCTGATCGGCAAGACACCGTCCGGTGCGGTCGACGAGTGGACCGCCTTGCTCGGCACGCTGCTCGCGGGTGGCTGGACGCAGGCCCGCAAGAGCCGCCGCAGTCTCGATCAAGTCCCGTACGACGACATCAAGGGGCTGTTCTCCCGGTCGGTGCACGCACTGCGGCACAACCTGGAGGAAACGACCAGCACGATCTCCGAGCGGATCCGTGAAGCCTGGGCGGACGAGCCGGAAGAGCAGGTCGTCACCACTGCGCGGCGGGCCAAGTCCACCGCCCGGGTGGCCGTCGACCAGCCGCGGTGGCGCCGTCAGCTGATCCGCCGGCCGTTCCTCGGCGCGTGGGTCGTGCTGGCGATCGGTGCGCTGATCGCGGCCCGCGATCTGATCGGCGACGGGTTCCTGCGGTCCAACCTGCTGCTCCCGGCCCACGAGAACATCGCAGCGCTCTGGCACGCAGCAGCGTCCGCTCCGCCTGGAGTCACGCCGCCTGCTTGGCTGGCGCAGCTCTGGGCGTTCTCGACGGTGATGTTCGGTCCGGACGGTGCGACGAATCTGCTCCTGCTGGGCGCGGTTCCGCTGGCCGGTCTGGCGGCGTGGGCGATGCTGCGGTCGTTCGTCGTCGACCGGGGCGCGCGAGCCTGGGGCGCATCGGCGTACGGACTGGCTGTGTTCACCAACGGTGCGATTTCGCAGGGGCGGCTCGGGACGTGCGTGGCAGCGATCGTGCTGCCGCTGCTCGGTGGCGCCGTACACACCGTGGCTCGGCGGCGGCGCGTGGTCGTTCAGGGCAGCTGGCGGGCCGCGTGGTTCGCCGGGATCTGTCTGGCGGTGCTGTTCGCGTTCACGCCGGCTCTTGGTCTGCTGATTGCCGTCGTCCTCGTCGTCGGTGCGGTGTTCGGACTGGGCTGGCGGCGACAGGGCCGGCAGTTGGTGTTCTCGGTCGTGCTGGGTCTGCTGCTCGTGCTGCCGTGGACCATCGACCTGATTCAGCATCCGTCGAAGCTGGGGCAGGAGGCGGGCGGTCCGCCGACCGCTGCGGTCGGTCCGGGCGACAGCCTGCCGCATCTGCTCACCGGTACGCCGATCGGTGCACCGGCACCGTGGTGGTTCGTCGTACCGCTGATCGTGGTGGCGTTGGTCAGTCTGCTGCGTGAGTCCCGGCAGCGGTACGAGCTGGTCGGCTGGTTCGCCGCACTGGCCGGTCTGGCCGGGACACTGGTCGCCAGTCGGCTCGGTGGTGGCAGTGGACCGTTGATGTTCCTGATGACGGCCGGCTGGATCATCTCCGTGACCGTCGCCTGGGACTCGGTCGGCAAGTCCAGGGAGATCATCGTCCAGGGCGTGCTCGGCCTGGTGCTGCTGACGACAGTCGTGACGGCCGGCTTCTGGCTGGTGCGTGGGACAGACGGTCCGTTGTGGAGCGGGCCGGCTCAGGACCTCCCGGCGTACCTCGTGTCCTCGCAGGACCCGCCGGAGAACCAGTCGATCCTGGTCGTGCGGAAGGCGCCGGGCGGTCAGATGCGGTTCGCGCTGGTCAAGGACGGCGGACCGCGGATGGGAGCGCTGGAGGCGGCGCCGACCGCGGCGCAGACGAAGCCGATCACGGACGTGCTGGCGACGCTCGGTGGTGGCGGCAGTGGCGAGGAAGGCCGGCAGTTGGCCGGTCTCGCGATCGACTACGTGTACCTGCCCGGACCGGTGGATCCGACGCTGCAGTCCACGCTCGACTCACTGCCCGGCCTGACCAGGGCCAGTGCGAACGACGGCGACGCTTCGTGGCTGGTCGATCGGTCGAAGATCGAGGGCAAGACGCCGTTGACCGACCAGACGCACACGGTCTGGCGCATCCTCGGCCTGATCGGCTGGATCATCGCACTGGTGTTCTGCCTGCCGACGGTCCGCCGGACGGTCGCCGTACCGCATGGCACGCACGCGAGGAGGGACCCCCGGTGA
- a CDS encoding DUF5719 family protein: MSRLLSDPRLRIGAVVAAMAVLAGLGVVTHPKKPDTSPVAAATEPARVVVNRTALSCPVLAAGGGKMASVVNGVSPTLPDGTPTATGSADPLTIAPLPATSDPVGSILKRGFIGSSAVVVKPEPLSIQGAGPLAAGTVGTSTTTSDDGVNSGMASVPCQQPGSDFWFVGASGAKDRRDVLVLTNLDSINAEVNVTVYARNGQQDLPAARGIVVPARGTFPLFLTQIAPNLRDIAMHVESTGGRVAAAVRSNASNADGGPAGVDWLNTSAAPATKVFVPAVASGGGLRILSVANPSDLQATASLTVNGPNGPFKPAGLETVQIDAGSVKTIMLDPVLHGDPSGITVTSDQPVTASMRMTDAARTEFASIGSSDALTGPAYLVLPAHKQPAMLQVTAPGKNGSVKFELRDAAGRALSTRALDVVGGSTTQIPIPAQPRPTYLMVQQTRGTVVAGVTLMPAAKPDKDDVAQVAAWPLTTSLVFRAQLGAQPDVSAALR, encoded by the coding sequence GTGAGCCGGTTGCTGTCCGACCCGCGTCTCCGGATCGGAGCCGTCGTCGCCGCCATGGCCGTGCTGGCCGGGCTCGGTGTGGTCACGCACCCCAAGAAGCCGGACACGAGCCCGGTGGCCGCCGCCACCGAGCCGGCCCGCGTAGTGGTGAACCGTACGGCGCTGTCCTGTCCGGTGCTCGCAGCAGGTGGCGGCAAGATGGCCAGTGTGGTGAACGGCGTGTCGCCGACGCTGCCCGATGGCACTCCGACCGCGACCGGCAGCGCAGACCCGCTGACGATCGCCCCGCTGCCGGCCACGTCCGACCCGGTCGGCTCGATCCTCAAGCGCGGCTTCATCGGTTCGAGTGCGGTGGTGGTGAAGCCGGAGCCGCTGTCGATCCAGGGCGCCGGTCCGCTCGCCGCCGGCACCGTCGGCACGAGTACGACGACCTCGGACGACGGCGTCAACTCCGGTATGGCGAGCGTTCCCTGCCAGCAGCCCGGATCGGACTTCTGGTTCGTCGGAGCATCCGGAGCGAAAGACCGGCGCGACGTGCTCGTCCTGACCAACCTCGACAGCATCAACGCCGAAGTCAACGTCACCGTGTACGCGCGGAACGGACAGCAGGATCTGCCCGCTGCGCGAGGCATCGTCGTACCGGCCCGCGGCACGTTCCCGCTGTTCCTCACGCAGATCGCTCCGAACCTTCGGGACATCGCCATGCATGTGGAGTCGACCGGCGGTCGCGTGGCTGCCGCCGTCCGCTCCAACGCGTCCAATGCCGACGGCGGGCCGGCCGGCGTGGACTGGCTGAACACCTCGGCAGCGCCTGCGACCAAGGTCTTCGTGCCGGCGGTGGCGTCCGGCGGCGGGCTCCGGATCCTGTCGGTGGCGAACCCGTCGGACCTGCAGGCGACCGCCAGCCTCACCGTGAACGGGCCGAACGGGCCGTTCAAGCCTGCCGGTCTCGAGACTGTGCAGATCGACGCCGGTTCGGTGAAGACGATCATGCTCGACCCGGTGCTGCACGGTGACCCCAGTGGGATCACCGTGACCTCGGATCAGCCGGTGACCGCGTCGATGCGGATGACAGATGCGGCCCGGACCGAGTTCGCGTCGATCGGGTCGTCGGACGCGCTGACCGGACCGGCGTACCTGGTGCTGCCGGCGCACAAGCAGCCGGCGATGCTGCAGGTGACCGCGCCGGGGAAGAACGGGAGCGTCAAGTTCGAGCTGCGCGATGCGGCCGGGCGGGCGCTGAGCACGCGGGCGCTGGACGTGGTCGGTGGCTCGACGACGCAGATCCCGATCCCGGCCCAGCCGCGGCCGACGTACCTGATGGTGCAGCAGACGCGGGGGACCGTTGTCGCAGGTGTCACGCTGATGCCGGCGGCGAAGCCGGACAAGGACGACGTGGCACAGGTGGCCGCGTGGCCGTTGACGACGTCGCTCGTGTTCCGGGCTCAGCTGGGTGCGCAGCCCGACGTGAGCGCCGCGCTGCGGTAG
- a CDS encoding DUF3499 domain-containing protein: MSIARICSRAGCQKPAVSTLTYVYADSTCVLGPLATYAEPHCYDLCADHADRLTAPNGWEVIRLAPDPAAAGPSSDDLEALANAVREAARPLPPREPRAGTPGAPVEVARRGHLRMVRDPGANTSEG; this comes from the coding sequence GTGAGCATCGCCAGGATCTGTTCGCGCGCCGGATGTCAGAAGCCTGCCGTATCGACGCTCACCTATGTGTACGCCGACTCGACCTGCGTCCTCGGCCCACTCGCGACGTACGCCGAACCGCACTGCTACGACCTGTGTGCCGATCACGCCGATCGGCTCACCGCTCCGAACGGCTGGGAAGTCATCCGGCTCGCCCCGGACCCCGCGGCGGCCGGTCCGTCCTCGGACGACCTGGAAGCCCTGGCGAACGCGGTCCGCGAAGCAGCTCGTCCGCTGCCACCGCGTGAGCCCCGCGCCGGCACTCCGGGCGCACCGGTCGAGGTAGCCCGCCGCGGCCACCTCCGGATGGTTCGGGACCCCGGAGCCAACACCTCCGAAGGCTGA
- a CDS encoding metallopeptidase family protein: MTEARRHRRHIDRHGRGMLGPISRPSKFAPRGLPLQRSAAAQFDEVVAIEVTRLEKRLPQVVARVEFAIEDVPNLELDATEIPLTHATGGTSHEPYRIVVFRRPIELRAERSGSGLSWLVRSALVLELADVLALSPEQIDPDFDTDED; encoded by the coding sequence GTGACCGAGGCTCGCCGTCATCGCAGGCACATCGACCGCCACGGCCGCGGAATGCTCGGCCCGATCAGCCGGCCGAGCAAGTTCGCGCCGCGCGGTCTGCCGTTGCAGCGGTCCGCCGCGGCCCAGTTCGACGAGGTGGTCGCGATCGAGGTGACACGGTTGGAGAAGCGGCTGCCGCAGGTGGTCGCGCGGGTCGAGTTCGCGATCGAGGACGTGCCGAACCTCGAGCTCGACGCCACCGAGATCCCGCTCACGCATGCGACCGGCGGGACCTCCCACGAGCCGTACCGGATCGTCGTCTTCCGCCGCCCGATCGAGCTCCGCGCCGAACGCTCCGGCTCCGGCCTCTCCTGGCTGGTCCGCTCCGCCCTCGTGCTCGAGCTGGCCGACGTCCTGGCCCTCTCACCCGAACAGATCGACCCCGACTTCGACACCGACGAGGACTGA
- a CDS encoding Gfo/Idh/MocA family protein yields MNDQRLRVGVVGLGFAGRTALEAFSELPDVEVVALAGLEKDILTSLGEKHGVPHLYEKWEDLLETEGLEAVSIGTPTQLHAPIALAALAKGLHVLSEKPLARTVAEGTAMVEASKKAGRVLKVVFNHRERGDVAALKHQIDEGQLGRIYYAKAHWMRRNGIPGMGGWFTNRELSGGGPLIDLGVHILDMALHLLGEPQVTTVSANTFAELGPRGKGSVSSAERPTVDTLGSKFEVEDLATAYLRLEGGGALQLETSWATFRAPGDNFGIELFGTEGGAKIEVQNYTTEDTLRIFTDVAGVPAEVKPATGPGLGHRAVVREFVRIVKSGDWEGQNGSEALLRTEVIDACYASAKAGREVVLHD; encoded by the coding sequence GTGAACGATCAAAGACTGCGGGTCGGAGTTGTCGGGCTGGGCTTCGCCGGGCGGACGGCGCTGGAGGCGTTCTCCGAGCTGCCCGATGTCGAGGTGGTCGCGCTGGCGGGCCTCGAGAAGGACATCCTGACCAGCCTGGGCGAGAAGCACGGCGTACCGCATCTCTACGAGAAGTGGGAGGACCTGCTCGAGACCGAGGGCCTGGAAGCGGTCAGCATCGGTACGCCGACGCAGCTGCACGCACCGATCGCCCTGGCGGCACTGGCGAAGGGCCTGCACGTCCTCTCCGAGAAGCCGCTGGCCCGGACGGTGGCCGAGGGCACCGCGATGGTCGAGGCCTCCAAGAAGGCCGGCCGGGTGCTGAAGGTCGTGTTCAACCACCGCGAGCGCGGTGACGTCGCGGCGCTGAAGCACCAGATCGACGAGGGCCAGCTGGGCCGGATCTACTACGCGAAGGCGCACTGGATGCGCCGCAACGGCATCCCCGGCATGGGCGGCTGGTTCACCAACCGCGAGCTGTCCGGCGGCGGTCCGTTGATCGACCTCGGCGTACACATCCTCGATATGGCGCTGCACCTGCTCGGTGAGCCGCAGGTGACCACGGTCTCGGCGAACACGTTCGCCGAGCTCGGTCCGCGCGGCAAGGGCAGTGTCAGCAGCGCGGAGCGGCCGACAGTCGACACGCTCGGCTCGAAGTTCGAGGTGGAGGACCTGGCGACGGCGTACCTGCGGCTCGAGGGCGGCGGCGCGCTGCAGCTGGAGACCAGCTGGGCGACGTTCCGGGCTCCGGGCGACAACTTCGGGATCGAGCTGTTCGGCACCGAGGGCGGCGCGAAGATCGAGGTGCAGAACTACACCACCGAGGACACGCTGCGGATCTTCACCGACGTGGCCGGCGTACCGGCCGAGGTGAAGCCGGCGACCGGGCCCGGGCTCGGCCACCGGGCAGTGGTGCGGGAGTTCGTCCGGATCGTCAAGAGCGGCGACTGGGAAGGTCAGAACGGGTCCGAGGCGCTGCTGCGGACCGAGGTCATCGACGCCTGCTACGCCTCGGCGAAGGCAGGACGAGAGGTTGTGCTCCATGACTGA
- a CDS encoding ThuA domain-containing protein produces the protein MTEPIRVTVWGENVHEGRDESVRKLYPDTMHGTIAAALRDKLGQDVVVRTATLQDPEHGLTEEVLADTDVLTWWGHAAHGDVDDAIVDRVHQHVLSGMGLIALHSAHFSKIFIKLMGTTCSLDWRAENDRELIWTVAAGHPIAQGIPHPLVIEREEMYGELFDIPQPDELVFVSSFTGGEVFRSGCCYRRGQGRVFYFRPGDQEFPTYHQPEVQQIIANAARWAAPVVPRQLPTVHHRKDLGWFEKA, from the coding sequence ATGACTGAACCGATTCGCGTCACGGTGTGGGGCGAGAACGTCCACGAGGGCCGCGACGAGTCTGTCCGCAAGCTCTACCCGGACACCATGCACGGCACGATCGCGGCCGCGCTGCGCGACAAGCTCGGCCAGGACGTCGTCGTCCGTACCGCCACGCTGCAGGACCCGGAGCACGGTCTGACCGAGGAGGTGCTCGCCGACACCGACGTACTCACCTGGTGGGGTCACGCCGCGCACGGCGACGTCGACGACGCGATCGTGGACCGGGTGCACCAGCACGTGCTGTCCGGGATGGGCCTGATCGCGCTGCACTCGGCGCACTTCAGCAAGATCTTCATCAAGCTGATGGGTACGACGTGCTCGCTGGACTGGCGCGCCGAGAACGACCGCGAGCTGATCTGGACGGTCGCGGCCGGCCACCCGATCGCGCAGGGCATCCCGCACCCGCTGGTGATCGAGCGCGAGGAGATGTACGGCGAGCTGTTCGACATCCCGCAGCCGGACGAACTGGTGTTCGTCAGCTCGTTCACCGGCGGCGAGGTGTTCCGCTCCGGCTGCTGCTACCGCCGCGGTCAGGGCCGGGTCTTCTACTTCCGTCCGGGTGACCAGGAGTTCCCGACGTACCACCAGCCCGAGGTCCAGCAGATCATCGCGAACGCGGCCCGGTGGGCGGCTCCGGTCGTCCCCCGTCAGCTCCCCACCGTCCACCACCGCAAGGACCTCGGCTGGTTCGAGAAGGCCTGA
- a CDS encoding phosphomannomutase/phosphoglucomutase encodes MVDVAAIFKAYDVRGVVPDQLDESVARATGAAFVEVLDVLAGPGAVVVGYDMRPSSPALAAAFAEGVTSTGADVIDIGLASTDQLYFASGRLDLPGAMFTASHNPAKYNGIKMCRPGAAPVGADSGLRDIADLVAKALTEGPATASTRGHVTHKDLLTAYADHLHDLVDLSGIRPLTVVVDAGNGMGGHTVPAVFADGPVTIVPMYFELDGNFPNHEANPLDPKNLVDLQAKVRETGADLGLAFDGDADRCFVVDEKGDPISPSAITGAVAVRELAKHPGSTILYNLITSKAVPELVTEHGGVPVRTRVGHSNIKQKMAETDAVFGGEHSAHYYFRDFWRADTGMLAALHVLAALGEQDKPAGELFAEYERYVASGEINNKVADAAATVAAIEDTYSGLDGVTVDHLDGLTVSAGQWWFNVRASNTEPLLRLNVEAADRSEMERVRDEVLALITGASVEEN; translated from the coding sequence ATGGTGGATGTTGCGGCGATCTTCAAGGCGTACGACGTGCGGGGGGTCGTCCCGGACCAGTTGGACGAGTCGGTGGCCCGGGCGACCGGGGCCGCGTTCGTCGAGGTTCTGGACGTCCTCGCGGGGCCCGGGGCGGTCGTGGTCGGTTACGACATGCGGCCGTCCAGCCCGGCGCTGGCGGCTGCGTTCGCCGAGGGGGTGACCAGCACCGGTGCGGATGTGATCGACATCGGCCTGGCCTCCACCGACCAGCTGTACTTCGCGTCCGGGCGGCTCGACCTGCCCGGCGCGATGTTCACCGCCAGCCACAACCCGGCGAAGTACAACGGCATCAAGATGTGCCGCCCGGGCGCCGCTCCGGTCGGCGCCGACTCGGGCCTGCGCGACATCGCGGACCTGGTCGCCAAGGCCCTGACCGAGGGCCCGGCGACCGCGTCTACTCGGGGACACGTCACGCACAAGGACCTGCTGACGGCGTACGCCGACCACCTGCACGACCTGGTCGACCTGAGCGGCATCCGCCCGCTCACCGTGGTCGTCGACGCCGGCAACGGCATGGGCGGCCACACCGTCCCGGCCGTCTTCGCGGACGGCCCGGTGACGATCGTCCCGATGTACTTCGAGCTCGACGGCAACTTCCCGAACCACGAGGCCAACCCGCTCGACCCGAAGAACCTGGTCGACCTGCAGGCCAAGGTCCGCGAGACCGGCGCCGACCTCGGGCTCGCCTTCGACGGCGACGCCGACCGCTGCTTCGTGGTCGACGAGAAGGGCGACCCGATCTCGCCGAGCGCGATCACCGGCGCGGTCGCCGTCCGTGAGCTGGCCAAGCACCCGGGCTCGACCATCCTGTACAACCTGATCACCTCCAAGGCGGTCCCGGAGCTGGTCACCGAGCATGGCGGTGTCCCGGTCCGGACCCGGGTCGGGCACTCGAACATCAAGCAGAAGATGGCCGAGACCGACGCGGTGTTCGGCGGCGAGCACTCCGCGCACTACTACTTCCGCGACTTCTGGCGGGCCGACACCGGCATGCTGGCCGCGCTGCACGTGCTGGCCGCGCTGGGTGAGCAGGACAAGCCGGCCGGCGAGCTGTTCGCCGAGTACGAGCGGTATGTCGCGTCCGGTGAGATCAACAACAAGGTCGCGGACGCGGCGGCGACGGTCGCGGCGATCGAAGATACGTATTCTGGCCTCGACGGCGTGACCGTCGACCATCTGGACGGGTTGACCGTGTCGGCGGGACAGTGGTGGTTCAACGTCCGTGCGTCGAACACGGAACCGTTGCTGCGGCTGAACGTCGAGGCCGCGGACCGGTCCGAGATGGAGCGTGTCCGTGACGAAGTACTGGCCCTGATCACCGGCGCATCGGTGGAGGAGAACTGA
- a CDS encoding Trm112 family protein, whose amino-acid sequence MAVNLDPDLLSILVCPKCRSEFRVDDEASELVCTNASCALAYPVRDDIPVLLIDEARDTRETAATES is encoded by the coding sequence ATGGCAGTCAATCTGGACCCGGACCTGCTGAGCATCCTGGTCTGCCCGAAGTGCCGCTCCGAGTTCCGCGTGGACGACGAGGCGAGCGAGCTCGTCTGCACGAACGCGTCGTGCGCGCTGGCCTACCCGGTGCGTGACGACATCCCGGTGCTGCTGATCGACGAAGCCCGGGACACCAGGGAAACGGCCGCGACAGAGAGCTGA